A single genomic interval of Apis cerana isolate GH-2021 linkage group LG14, AcerK_1.0, whole genome shotgun sequence harbors:
- the LOC108000921 gene encoding trichohyalin isoform X3 has protein sequence METEELTRLVDEIYKNILDKFNPGARQLINAGKAYLKALHGFALMRIVEVYKEIQEQEMNILKAFYVDLLVPLETNLEKDTKVVQSEQKKFLQQHKTRSETYSKAAATMKKQRKKSRGASKSGLAMDKELKNMQILEEEKSKLDAFCEQSLKNAMTQERRRYGFVLERQCSLAKHYASFHEVALAALHPSVDKWREVAATREYLPQSVEDMFASRLRQVSFWPEDEENGGSELTMSSQLRKTRSMDSSCLELRPGPPSGNVPSTTYQGPTSHLSSALSRARSEANLHASTLSLDPEVPETPPRPRSMAPPASRNSGSGGGGGSGTGVSSGGWGDAPLARALFAYLSSGENQLSFLEGDLIALMGDRQKGWQFGENLRTQSSGWFPLAYTEIIIDDSLGSPSHGTNNGRASEPQAVPPCKPPPSRPPVTPSIDEVSSGFHGVGNNNVNNSNNNNSSTGTPTNVPNSNSSHNLATPTARQTKPIRPSGTLPTVLAGGRRIQPPAPPVPPPQVVTSLHSSNDSGFSNEPPAQPDIDYSDDEAMRQRRRKPRADRITEAVKQHQKEDKSNGKDWENDSWKTIPRDEKSWHLYRTAMDIWAEANANQSNENGEARYHQQNRHYNSQERKRDFSDRAVMENGPGRKSGKKSAQERGQKNEYDNRGRVNPGHKGKPLNNEEQSRKSTRRSNEQTEQERGRESKRKEQEETEEDEIELEEEEEEDTYGGRMDYQKYDGKKYYGDRSEGQDNRNSRRGYRPIAQEEAKYENEKMMSSVSSSGTDDESTITIPETGRKVEHIAQKLEQTAQKYAREHSPPKFIERRNDYRSLERREDKQPPPPYERYNDCERNRGGPQRFERERERERYLEKSPTTAQKTSTYERERTFEKNPDRNRNIERASSRRFERPRPPSEEAPERPTEPRNVYRERRYSDKEEAIYGETRYVRENVSMDKERGYESNFETKLERTKVIERHGYQNLGQSNLQKFQRNGQILEKNDTNNNMLKDDNRKPLLPRQTTAVGHLIQTGRAFDVDSKSPKLVKRTKSFWRFRRDSDVLEGMALWQHRSLVDIPKMIKKEAKEDAMDDSKKQSPEGSPNSRQSLEKRNSDVTITNDSHHEEPKPAERIHVPEKSDYFEDFPTPAERPKTVERSEYRMHQDERSYFMGNVSRKAIIEKERKRSLEAKRNMIVAELKENNEAKRNERRKKYTDDEDGLTQTLSETEASDEESTYSCIVVKDQTVAEKTLLPRTKLRRDSDRDKNTCGPWYDLWGVDASVNKKKKKKQQ, from the exons CTGAAAGCGTTCTACGTCGACCTACTGGTCCCCCTCGAGACGAATCTGGAGAAAGACACCAAGGTCGTGCAG AGCGAGCAGAAGAAGTTTCTGCAGCAGCACAAGACCAGGTCCGAAACTTATAGCAAAGCGGCGGCCACGATGAAGAAGCAGAGGAAAAAGTCGAGGGGCGCGAGCAAGAGTGGACTGGCCATGGACAAAGAGCTGAAGAATATGCAGATCCTCGAGGAGGAGAAGTCTAAGCTAGACGCCTTTTGTGAACAGAGTTTGAAGAAT gCTATGACTCAGGAACGAAGAAGGTACGGCTTTGTTCTCGAACGACAATGCTCGTTGGCGAAACATTATGCGAGTTTTCATGAGGTCGCGTTAGCTGCTCTTCATCCCTCGGTTGATAAGTGGCGCGAGGTAGCTGCTACCAGGGAATATTTACCCCAATCCGTGGAAGATATGTTCGCTTCCAGGCTTAGA CAAGTGTCATTCTGGCCGGAGGACGAAGAGAACGGTGGATCCGAATTAACGATGAGCTCACAATTGAGAAAGACCAGAAGCATGGATAGTTCTTGCTTGGAACTTCGACCTGGGCCGCCATCCGGAAATGTGCCAAGTACCACTTATCAAGGTCCAACCTCGCATCTTTCATCCGCCCTCTCGAGAGCAAGATCGGAGGCCAATCTCCACGCTTCGACATTGTCCCTCGATCCAG AGGTACCGGAAACTCCGCCAAGGCCGAGGTCCATGGCGCCCCCGGCATCACGCAACAGCGGAAGCGGAGGCGGTGGAGGCAGCGGGACAGGGGTGAGCTCCGGCGGATGGGGTGACGCACCCCTCGCGAGGGCCCTCTTCGCCTATTTGAGCTCGGGGGAAAATCAGCTGAGTTTCCTCGAGGGCGATCTCATCGCGTTGATGG GAGATCGTCAGAAAGGGTGGCAATTTGGGGAGAATCTCCGCACACAGAGTTCCGGATGGTTCCCACTGGCGTACacagaaattattatcgacGATAGTCTAGG ATCGCCGAGTCACGGAACAAACAATGGTCGCGCATCGGAGCCACAGGCGGTTCCACCCTGTAAGCCGCCACCCTCCCGCCCGCCAGTGACACCGAGCATCGATGAAGTGTCGAGTGGATTCCATGGGGTGGGAAACAACAACGTCAACAACAGTAACAACAATAACAGCAGTACAGGCACACCCACTAATGTGCCGAACAGCAACAGTTCTCACAATTTGGCGACACCTACTGCACGTCAAACGAAACCG ATCCGTCCATCGGGCACATTGCCCACTGTTTTGGCCGGTGGCCGGAGGATACAGCCACCTGCTCCACCCGTTCCGCCCCCTCAAGTCGTGACGTCTCTTCACAGCAGTAACGACAGCGGTTTCTCAAACGAGCCACCAGCTCAACCGGACATCGACTACAGCGACGACGAGGCCATGAG ACAACGAAGAAGAAAGCCGCGTGCCGATAGAATAACGGAGGCGGTGAAGCAACACCAGAAGGAAGACAAGTCGAACGGCAAGGATTGGGAGAACGATTCCTGGAAGACGATACCGAGGGACGAGAAGAGCTGGCACCTTTACAGGACAGCGATGGACATTTGGGCGGAGGCGAATGCGAATCAGAGCAACGAGAACGGGGAGGCGAGGTACCATCAGCAGAATCGCCACTACAACAGTCAAGAACGGAAGCGTGACTTCTCGGACCGCGCAGTTATGGAGAACGGACCGGGCAGGAAATCCGGGAAGAAATCTGCGCAGGAGAGAGGGCAGAAGAACGAGTACGATAACCGTGGCCGCGTTAATCCCGGCCACAAGGGCAAGCCGTTGAACAACGAGGAACAATCTAGGAAATCTACGAGGAGGAGCAACGAGCAAACCGAGCAGGAACGTGGCAGGGAGTCGAAGAGGAAGGAGCAAGAGGAGACCGAGGAGGACGAGATAGagttggaggaggaggaggaggaggataccTATGGTGGCAGGATGGATTATCAGAAGTACGATGGGAAGAAGTATTACGGAGACAGAAGCGAGGGCCAGGATAACCGCAACTCTCGTCGAGGTTATCGGCCGATTGCCCAGGAGGAGGCGAAGTACGAGAACGAGAAGATGATGTCCTCGGTGTCTTCCTCGGGGACGGATGACGAGAGCACAATCACGATTCCAGAGACCGGCAGAAAGGTGGAGCATATCGCGCAGAAACTGGAGCAAACGGCGCAAAAGTACGCTCGTGAGCACAGTCCTCCCAAGTTCATAGAACGAAGGAACGATTACAGAAGTTTAGAGCGCAGGGAGGATAAGCAGCCACCCCCGCCGTACGAGAGGTATAACGATTGCGAGAGGAATCGTGGTGGGCCACAGAGGttcgagagggagagggagagggagagatacTTGGAAAAGTCTCCAACCACGGCCCAGAAGACGTCCACTTACGAAAGGGAAAGAACGTTCGAGAAGAATCCCGATAGAAATAGGAACATCGAGCGAGCCTCGAGTCGCCGCTTCGAGAGGCCGAGGCCGCCCTCCGAAGAAGCTCCTGAGAGACCGACCGAGCCCCGCAACGTCTACAGAGAGCGTAGATACTCGGACAAGGAGGAAGCTATCTACGGAGAGACGAGATACGTAAGAGAAAACGTGTCTATGGACAAGGAACGCGGCTACGAGTCGAATTTCGAGACGAAGCTCGAGAGGACGAAGGTGATCGAGAGGCACGGTTATCAGAATCTTGGGCAGAGCAATCTTCAGAAGTTCCAGAGGAACGGGCAAATCTTGGAGAAGAACGACACGAATAACAATATGCTGAAAGACGACAATAGGAAACCGTTGCTACCAAGGCAGACGACCGCGGTTGGGCACCTGATACAGACCGGTAGAGCGTTCGATGTCGATTCCAAGAGTCCTAAATTGGTGAAGAGAACGAAATCCTTCTGGAGGTTCAGGAGAGATTCCGACGTTCTCGAAGGGATGGCACTTTGGCAGCACAGATCCCTGGTCGACATTccaaaaatgatcaaaaaggAAGCGAAGGAGGACGCCATGGACGATTCGAAGAAGCAGAGCCCGGAGGGTAGCCCGAATTCTCGGCAAAGTTTGGAGAAAAGGAACAGTGACGTGACGATCACCAACGATTCGCATCACGAGGAGCCGAAACCGGCTGAGAGGATCCACGTGCCCGAGAAATCGGATTACTTCGAGGATTTCCCTACGCCCGCGGAAAGACCAAAGACTGTCGAGCGGTCCGAATATCGAATGCACCAGGACGAGAGATCCTACTTCATGGGCAATGTATCGCGGAAAGCCATAAtcgagaaggaaaggaagcgGAGCCTGGAGGCTAAACGCAACATGATAGTGGCCGAATTGAAGGAGAACAACGAGGCGAAGAGGaacgagaggaggaaaaagtaCACGGACGACGAGGACGGTTTGACCCAGACGTTGAGCGAGACGGAAGCATCGGACGAGGAGTCTACGTACAGTTGCATCGTGGTCAAAGATCAAACAGTGGCCGAGAAGACTCTTCTTCCTAGAACTAAACTCCGTAGGGATTCTGACCGAGATAAAAATACTTGTGGACCGTGGTACGACCTTTGGGGAGTGGACGCCTCCgtgaacaagaagaagaagaagaaacagcaataa
- the LOC108000921 gene encoding trichohyalin isoform X1 produces the protein METEELTRLVDEIYKNILDKFNPGARQLINAGKAYLKALHGAAAASRVYVDALSRLARQAQLGTWGGSKDVGFALMRIVEVYKEIQEQEMNILKAFYVDLLVPLETNLEKDTKVVQSEQKKFLQQHKTRSETYSKAAATMKKQRKKSRGASKSGLAMDKELKNMQILEEEKSKLDAFCEQSLKNAMTQERRRYGFVLERQCSLAKHYASFHEVALAALHPSVDKWREVAATREYLPQSVEDMFASRLRQVSFWPEDEENGGSELTMSSQLRKTRSMDSSCLELRPGPPSGNVPSTTYQGPTSHLSSALSRARSEANLHASTLSLDPEVPETPPRPRSMAPPASRNSGSGGGGGSGTGVSSGGWGDAPLARALFAYLSSGENQLSFLEGDLIALMGDRQKGWQFGENLRTQSSGWFPLAYTEIIIDDSLGSPSHGTNNGRASEPQAVPPCKPPPSRPPVTPSIDEVSSGFHGVGNNNVNNSNNNNSSTGTPTNVPNSNSSHNLATPTARQTKPIRPSGTLPTVLAGGRRIQPPAPPVPPPQVVTSLHSSNDSGFSNEPPAQPDIDYSDDEAMRQRRRKPRADRITEAVKQHQKEDKSNGKDWENDSWKTIPRDEKSWHLYRTAMDIWAEANANQSNENGEARYHQQNRHYNSQERKRDFSDRAVMENGPGRKSGKKSAQERGQKNEYDNRGRVNPGHKGKPLNNEEQSRKSTRRSNEQTEQERGRESKRKEQEETEEDEIELEEEEEEDTYGGRMDYQKYDGKKYYGDRSEGQDNRNSRRGYRPIAQEEAKYENEKMMSSVSSSGTDDESTITIPETGRKVEHIAQKLEQTAQKYAREHSPPKFIERRNDYRSLERREDKQPPPPYERYNDCERNRGGPQRFERERERERYLEKSPTTAQKTSTYERERTFEKNPDRNRNIERASSRRFERPRPPSEEAPERPTEPRNVYRERRYSDKEEAIYGETRYVRENVSMDKERGYESNFETKLERTKVIERHGYQNLGQSNLQKFQRNGQILEKNDTNNNMLKDDNRKPLLPRQTTAVGHLIQTGRAFDVDSKSPKLVKRTKSFWRFRRDSDVLEGMALWQHRSLVDIPKMIKKEAKEDAMDDSKKQSPEGSPNSRQSLEKRNSDVTITNDSHHEEPKPAERIHVPEKSDYFEDFPTPAERPKTVERSEYRMHQDERSYFMGNVSRKAIIEKERKRSLEAKRNMIVAELKENNEAKRNERRKKYTDDEDGLTQTLSETEASDEESTYSCIVVKDQTVAEKTLLPRTKLRRDSDRDKNTCGPWYDLWGVDASVNKKKKKKQQ, from the exons CTGAAAGCGTTCTACGTCGACCTACTGGTCCCCCTCGAGACGAATCTGGAGAAAGACACCAAGGTCGTGCAG AGCGAGCAGAAGAAGTTTCTGCAGCAGCACAAGACCAGGTCCGAAACTTATAGCAAAGCGGCGGCCACGATGAAGAAGCAGAGGAAAAAGTCGAGGGGCGCGAGCAAGAGTGGACTGGCCATGGACAAAGAGCTGAAGAATATGCAGATCCTCGAGGAGGAGAAGTCTAAGCTAGACGCCTTTTGTGAACAGAGTTTGAAGAAT gCTATGACTCAGGAACGAAGAAGGTACGGCTTTGTTCTCGAACGACAATGCTCGTTGGCGAAACATTATGCGAGTTTTCATGAGGTCGCGTTAGCTGCTCTTCATCCCTCGGTTGATAAGTGGCGCGAGGTAGCTGCTACCAGGGAATATTTACCCCAATCCGTGGAAGATATGTTCGCTTCCAGGCTTAGA CAAGTGTCATTCTGGCCGGAGGACGAAGAGAACGGTGGATCCGAATTAACGATGAGCTCACAATTGAGAAAGACCAGAAGCATGGATAGTTCTTGCTTGGAACTTCGACCTGGGCCGCCATCCGGAAATGTGCCAAGTACCACTTATCAAGGTCCAACCTCGCATCTTTCATCCGCCCTCTCGAGAGCAAGATCGGAGGCCAATCTCCACGCTTCGACATTGTCCCTCGATCCAG AGGTACCGGAAACTCCGCCAAGGCCGAGGTCCATGGCGCCCCCGGCATCACGCAACAGCGGAAGCGGAGGCGGTGGAGGCAGCGGGACAGGGGTGAGCTCCGGCGGATGGGGTGACGCACCCCTCGCGAGGGCCCTCTTCGCCTATTTGAGCTCGGGGGAAAATCAGCTGAGTTTCCTCGAGGGCGATCTCATCGCGTTGATGG GAGATCGTCAGAAAGGGTGGCAATTTGGGGAGAATCTCCGCACACAGAGTTCCGGATGGTTCCCACTGGCGTACacagaaattattatcgacGATAGTCTAGG ATCGCCGAGTCACGGAACAAACAATGGTCGCGCATCGGAGCCACAGGCGGTTCCACCCTGTAAGCCGCCACCCTCCCGCCCGCCAGTGACACCGAGCATCGATGAAGTGTCGAGTGGATTCCATGGGGTGGGAAACAACAACGTCAACAACAGTAACAACAATAACAGCAGTACAGGCACACCCACTAATGTGCCGAACAGCAACAGTTCTCACAATTTGGCGACACCTACTGCACGTCAAACGAAACCG ATCCGTCCATCGGGCACATTGCCCACTGTTTTGGCCGGTGGCCGGAGGATACAGCCACCTGCTCCACCCGTTCCGCCCCCTCAAGTCGTGACGTCTCTTCACAGCAGTAACGACAGCGGTTTCTCAAACGAGCCACCAGCTCAACCGGACATCGACTACAGCGACGACGAGGCCATGAG ACAACGAAGAAGAAAGCCGCGTGCCGATAGAATAACGGAGGCGGTGAAGCAACACCAGAAGGAAGACAAGTCGAACGGCAAGGATTGGGAGAACGATTCCTGGAAGACGATACCGAGGGACGAGAAGAGCTGGCACCTTTACAGGACAGCGATGGACATTTGGGCGGAGGCGAATGCGAATCAGAGCAACGAGAACGGGGAGGCGAGGTACCATCAGCAGAATCGCCACTACAACAGTCAAGAACGGAAGCGTGACTTCTCGGACCGCGCAGTTATGGAGAACGGACCGGGCAGGAAATCCGGGAAGAAATCTGCGCAGGAGAGAGGGCAGAAGAACGAGTACGATAACCGTGGCCGCGTTAATCCCGGCCACAAGGGCAAGCCGTTGAACAACGAGGAACAATCTAGGAAATCTACGAGGAGGAGCAACGAGCAAACCGAGCAGGAACGTGGCAGGGAGTCGAAGAGGAAGGAGCAAGAGGAGACCGAGGAGGACGAGATAGagttggaggaggaggaggaggaggataccTATGGTGGCAGGATGGATTATCAGAAGTACGATGGGAAGAAGTATTACGGAGACAGAAGCGAGGGCCAGGATAACCGCAACTCTCGTCGAGGTTATCGGCCGATTGCCCAGGAGGAGGCGAAGTACGAGAACGAGAAGATGATGTCCTCGGTGTCTTCCTCGGGGACGGATGACGAGAGCACAATCACGATTCCAGAGACCGGCAGAAAGGTGGAGCATATCGCGCAGAAACTGGAGCAAACGGCGCAAAAGTACGCTCGTGAGCACAGTCCTCCCAAGTTCATAGAACGAAGGAACGATTACAGAAGTTTAGAGCGCAGGGAGGATAAGCAGCCACCCCCGCCGTACGAGAGGTATAACGATTGCGAGAGGAATCGTGGTGGGCCACAGAGGttcgagagggagagggagagggagagatacTTGGAAAAGTCTCCAACCACGGCCCAGAAGACGTCCACTTACGAAAGGGAAAGAACGTTCGAGAAGAATCCCGATAGAAATAGGAACATCGAGCGAGCCTCGAGTCGCCGCTTCGAGAGGCCGAGGCCGCCCTCCGAAGAAGCTCCTGAGAGACCGACCGAGCCCCGCAACGTCTACAGAGAGCGTAGATACTCGGACAAGGAGGAAGCTATCTACGGAGAGACGAGATACGTAAGAGAAAACGTGTCTATGGACAAGGAACGCGGCTACGAGTCGAATTTCGAGACGAAGCTCGAGAGGACGAAGGTGATCGAGAGGCACGGTTATCAGAATCTTGGGCAGAGCAATCTTCAGAAGTTCCAGAGGAACGGGCAAATCTTGGAGAAGAACGACACGAATAACAATATGCTGAAAGACGACAATAGGAAACCGTTGCTACCAAGGCAGACGACCGCGGTTGGGCACCTGATACAGACCGGTAGAGCGTTCGATGTCGATTCCAAGAGTCCTAAATTGGTGAAGAGAACGAAATCCTTCTGGAGGTTCAGGAGAGATTCCGACGTTCTCGAAGGGATGGCACTTTGGCAGCACAGATCCCTGGTCGACATTccaaaaatgatcaaaaaggAAGCGAAGGAGGACGCCATGGACGATTCGAAGAAGCAGAGCCCGGAGGGTAGCCCGAATTCTCGGCAAAGTTTGGAGAAAAGGAACAGTGACGTGACGATCACCAACGATTCGCATCACGAGGAGCCGAAACCGGCTGAGAGGATCCACGTGCCCGAGAAATCGGATTACTTCGAGGATTTCCCTACGCCCGCGGAAAGACCAAAGACTGTCGAGCGGTCCGAATATCGAATGCACCAGGACGAGAGATCCTACTTCATGGGCAATGTATCGCGGAAAGCCATAAtcgagaaggaaaggaagcgGAGCCTGGAGGCTAAACGCAACATGATAGTGGCCGAATTGAAGGAGAACAACGAGGCGAAGAGGaacgagaggaggaaaaagtaCACGGACGACGAGGACGGTTTGACCCAGACGTTGAGCGAGACGGAAGCATCGGACGAGGAGTCTACGTACAGTTGCATCGTGGTCAAAGATCAAACAGTGGCCGAGAAGACTCTTCTTCCTAGAACTAAACTCCGTAGGGATTCTGACCGAGATAAAAATACTTGTGGACCGTGGTACGACCTTTGGGGAGTGGACGCCTCCgtgaacaagaagaagaagaagaaacagcaataa
- the LOC108000921 gene encoding trichohyalin isoform X2, producing the protein MNEGESKETRSRQNILDKFNPGARQLINAGKAYLKALHGAAAASRVYVDALSRLARQAQLGTWGGSKDVGFALMRIVEVYKEIQEQEMNILKAFYVDLLVPLETNLEKDTKVVQSEQKKFLQQHKTRSETYSKAAATMKKQRKKSRGASKSGLAMDKELKNMQILEEEKSKLDAFCEQSLKNAMTQERRRYGFVLERQCSLAKHYASFHEVALAALHPSVDKWREVAATREYLPQSVEDMFASRLRQVSFWPEDEENGGSELTMSSQLRKTRSMDSSCLELRPGPPSGNVPSTTYQGPTSHLSSALSRARSEANLHASTLSLDPEVPETPPRPRSMAPPASRNSGSGGGGGSGTGVSSGGWGDAPLARALFAYLSSGENQLSFLEGDLIALMGDRQKGWQFGENLRTQSSGWFPLAYTEIIIDDSLGSPSHGTNNGRASEPQAVPPCKPPPSRPPVTPSIDEVSSGFHGVGNNNVNNSNNNNSSTGTPTNVPNSNSSHNLATPTARQTKPIRPSGTLPTVLAGGRRIQPPAPPVPPPQVVTSLHSSNDSGFSNEPPAQPDIDYSDDEAMRQRRRKPRADRITEAVKQHQKEDKSNGKDWENDSWKTIPRDEKSWHLYRTAMDIWAEANANQSNENGEARYHQQNRHYNSQERKRDFSDRAVMENGPGRKSGKKSAQERGQKNEYDNRGRVNPGHKGKPLNNEEQSRKSTRRSNEQTEQERGRESKRKEQEETEEDEIELEEEEEEDTYGGRMDYQKYDGKKYYGDRSEGQDNRNSRRGYRPIAQEEAKYENEKMMSSVSSSGTDDESTITIPETGRKVEHIAQKLEQTAQKYAREHSPPKFIERRNDYRSLERREDKQPPPPYERYNDCERNRGGPQRFERERERERYLEKSPTTAQKTSTYERERTFEKNPDRNRNIERASSRRFERPRPPSEEAPERPTEPRNVYRERRYSDKEEAIYGETRYVRENVSMDKERGYESNFETKLERTKVIERHGYQNLGQSNLQKFQRNGQILEKNDTNNNMLKDDNRKPLLPRQTTAVGHLIQTGRAFDVDSKSPKLVKRTKSFWRFRRDSDVLEGMALWQHRSLVDIPKMIKKEAKEDAMDDSKKQSPEGSPNSRQSLEKRNSDVTITNDSHHEEPKPAERIHVPEKSDYFEDFPTPAERPKTVERSEYRMHQDERSYFMGNVSRKAIIEKERKRSLEAKRNMIVAELKENNEAKRNERRKKYTDDEDGLTQTLSETEASDEESTYSCIVVKDQTVAEKTLLPRTKLRRDSDRDKNTCGPWYDLWGVDASVNKKKKKKQQ; encoded by the exons CTGAAAGCGTTCTACGTCGACCTACTGGTCCCCCTCGAGACGAATCTGGAGAAAGACACCAAGGTCGTGCAG AGCGAGCAGAAGAAGTTTCTGCAGCAGCACAAGACCAGGTCCGAAACTTATAGCAAAGCGGCGGCCACGATGAAGAAGCAGAGGAAAAAGTCGAGGGGCGCGAGCAAGAGTGGACTGGCCATGGACAAAGAGCTGAAGAATATGCAGATCCTCGAGGAGGAGAAGTCTAAGCTAGACGCCTTTTGTGAACAGAGTTTGAAGAAT gCTATGACTCAGGAACGAAGAAGGTACGGCTTTGTTCTCGAACGACAATGCTCGTTGGCGAAACATTATGCGAGTTTTCATGAGGTCGCGTTAGCTGCTCTTCATCCCTCGGTTGATAAGTGGCGCGAGGTAGCTGCTACCAGGGAATATTTACCCCAATCCGTGGAAGATATGTTCGCTTCCAGGCTTAGA CAAGTGTCATTCTGGCCGGAGGACGAAGAGAACGGTGGATCCGAATTAACGATGAGCTCACAATTGAGAAAGACCAGAAGCATGGATAGTTCTTGCTTGGAACTTCGACCTGGGCCGCCATCCGGAAATGTGCCAAGTACCACTTATCAAGGTCCAACCTCGCATCTTTCATCCGCCCTCTCGAGAGCAAGATCGGAGGCCAATCTCCACGCTTCGACATTGTCCCTCGATCCAG AGGTACCGGAAACTCCGCCAAGGCCGAGGTCCATGGCGCCCCCGGCATCACGCAACAGCGGAAGCGGAGGCGGTGGAGGCAGCGGGACAGGGGTGAGCTCCGGCGGATGGGGTGACGCACCCCTCGCGAGGGCCCTCTTCGCCTATTTGAGCTCGGGGGAAAATCAGCTGAGTTTCCTCGAGGGCGATCTCATCGCGTTGATGG GAGATCGTCAGAAAGGGTGGCAATTTGGGGAGAATCTCCGCACACAGAGTTCCGGATGGTTCCCACTGGCGTACacagaaattattatcgacGATAGTCTAGG ATCGCCGAGTCACGGAACAAACAATGGTCGCGCATCGGAGCCACAGGCGGTTCCACCCTGTAAGCCGCCACCCTCCCGCCCGCCAGTGACACCGAGCATCGATGAAGTGTCGAGTGGATTCCATGGGGTGGGAAACAACAACGTCAACAACAGTAACAACAATAACAGCAGTACAGGCACACCCACTAATGTGCCGAACAGCAACAGTTCTCACAATTTGGCGACACCTACTGCACGTCAAACGAAACCG ATCCGTCCATCGGGCACATTGCCCACTGTTTTGGCCGGTGGCCGGAGGATACAGCCACCTGCTCCACCCGTTCCGCCCCCTCAAGTCGTGACGTCTCTTCACAGCAGTAACGACAGCGGTTTCTCAAACGAGCCACCAGCTCAACCGGACATCGACTACAGCGACGACGAGGCCATGAG ACAACGAAGAAGAAAGCCGCGTGCCGATAGAATAACGGAGGCGGTGAAGCAACACCAGAAGGAAGACAAGTCGAACGGCAAGGATTGGGAGAACGATTCCTGGAAGACGATACCGAGGGACGAGAAGAGCTGGCACCTTTACAGGACAGCGATGGACATTTGGGCGGAGGCGAATGCGAATCAGAGCAACGAGAACGGGGAGGCGAGGTACCATCAGCAGAATCGCCACTACAACAGTCAAGAACGGAAGCGTGACTTCTCGGACCGCGCAGTTATGGAGAACGGACCGGGCAGGAAATCCGGGAAGAAATCTGCGCAGGAGAGAGGGCAGAAGAACGAGTACGATAACCGTGGCCGCGTTAATCCCGGCCACAAGGGCAAGCCGTTGAACAACGAGGAACAATCTAGGAAATCTACGAGGAGGAGCAACGAGCAAACCGAGCAGGAACGTGGCAGGGAGTCGAAGAGGAAGGAGCAAGAGGAGACCGAGGAGGACGAGATAGagttggaggaggaggaggaggaggataccTATGGTGGCAGGATGGATTATCAGAAGTACGATGGGAAGAAGTATTACGGAGACAGAAGCGAGGGCCAGGATAACCGCAACTCTCGTCGAGGTTATCGGCCGATTGCCCAGGAGGAGGCGAAGTACGAGAACGAGAAGATGATGTCCTCGGTGTCTTCCTCGGGGACGGATGACGAGAGCACAATCACGATTCCAGAGACCGGCAGAAAGGTGGAGCATATCGCGCAGAAACTGGAGCAAACGGCGCAAAAGTACGCTCGTGAGCACAGTCCTCCCAAGTTCATAGAACGAAGGAACGATTACAGAAGTTTAGAGCGCAGGGAGGATAAGCAGCCACCCCCGCCGTACGAGAGGTATAACGATTGCGAGAGGAATCGTGGTGGGCCACAGAGGttcgagagggagagggagagggagagatacTTGGAAAAGTCTCCAACCACGGCCCAGAAGACGTCCACTTACGAAAGGGAAAGAACGTTCGAGAAGAATCCCGATAGAAATAGGAACATCGAGCGAGCCTCGAGTCGCCGCTTCGAGAGGCCGAGGCCGCCCTCCGAAGAAGCTCCTGAGAGACCGACCGAGCCCCGCAACGTCTACAGAGAGCGTAGATACTCGGACAAGGAGGAAGCTATCTACGGAGAGACGAGATACGTAAGAGAAAACGTGTCTATGGACAAGGAACGCGGCTACGAGTCGAATTTCGAGACGAAGCTCGAGAGGACGAAGGTGATCGAGAGGCACGGTTATCAGAATCTTGGGCAGAGCAATCTTCAGAAGTTCCAGAGGAACGGGCAAATCTTGGAGAAGAACGACACGAATAACAATATGCTGAAAGACGACAATAGGAAACCGTTGCTACCAAGGCAGACGACCGCGGTTGGGCACCTGATACAGACCGGTAGAGCGTTCGATGTCGATTCCAAGAGTCCTAAATTGGTGAAGAGAACGAAATCCTTCTGGAGGTTCAGGAGAGATTCCGACGTTCTCGAAGGGATGGCACTTTGGCAGCACAGATCCCTGGTCGACATTccaaaaatgatcaaaaaggAAGCGAAGGAGGACGCCATGGACGATTCGAAGAAGCAGAGCCCGGAGGGTAGCCCGAATTCTCGGCAAAGTTTGGAGAAAAGGAACAGTGACGTGACGATCACCAACGATTCGCATCACGAGGAGCCGAAACCGGCTGAGAGGATCCACGTGCCCGAGAAATCGGATTACTTCGAGGATTTCCCTACGCCCGCGGAAAGACCAAAGACTGTCGAGCGGTCCGAATATCGAATGCACCAGGACGAGAGATCCTACTTCATGGGCAATGTATCGCGGAAAGCCATAAtcgagaaggaaaggaagcgGAGCCTGGAGGCTAAACGCAACATGATAGTGGCCGAATTGAAGGAGAACAACGAGGCGAAGAGGaacgagaggaggaaaaagtaCACGGACGACGAGGACGGTTTGACCCAGACGTTGAGCGAGACGGAAGCATCGGACGAGGAGTCTACGTACAGTTGCATCGTGGTCAAAGATCAAACAGTGGCCGAGAAGACTCTTCTTCCTAGAACTAAACTCCGTAGGGATTCTGACCGAGATAAAAATACTTGTGGACCGTGGTACGACCTTTGGGGAGTGGACGCCTCCgtgaacaagaagaagaagaagaaacagcaataa